From Candidatus Paceibacterota bacterium, a single genomic window includes:
- the dnaK gene encoding molecular chaperone DnaK, translated as MSKIIGIDLGTTNSAVAVMEAGVPKIIENSEGARTTPSIVAVSKTGERLVGLLAKRQAVTNPRNTVFGIKRFIGHNFDEPAVQKDKGSVPFEVSKSDSGGVLVKMNEQNLRPEEISAMILSKIKADVEAKLGEKITEAIITVPAYFNDAQRKATKDAGQIAGLDVKRIINEPTAAALAYGFNKKKDEKIAVFDFGGGTFDISILEVGDDVVEVKATDGDSHLGGKDIDQKILNWIADEFKKESGIDVRGDALALQRLDESAEKAKIELSTATDTEINIPFITSDSSGPRHLLIKMNRAKLEELADEFIQRAMEITKRALESSPFKVGEIDEVVLVGGQTRMPKLTEEVKKFFGKDPNKTINPDEVVALGAAIQGGIIGGDVKDILLLDVIPLSLGIETMGGVATKLIERNTTIPASRSQVFSTAADNQTSVEIHVVQGERPLSADNRTLGRFILDGIPPSPRGVPQVEVTFDIDANGILDVKAKDKTSGKEQSIKIEGSSGLSQDEIEKMKKDAEAHASDDAKKKEVAEARNLAEQLIYTAEKALKDSEGKISDEIKTGINGNIEKLKEAKNRESVEDIKKATEELSSEMQKIGEHLSKNPPPSETSSGQAGDPKENPGETKS; from the coding sequence ATGTCAAAAATAATTGGAATTGATTTAGGTACTACAAATAGCGCCGTGGCGGTGATGGAAGCTGGAGTACCTAAAATAATTGAAAACTCTGAAGGAGCTCGCACGACTCCTTCTATTGTCGCTGTTTCCAAAACAGGCGAACGATTGGTCGGCCTTTTAGCTAAAAGGCAGGCAGTAACCAATCCAAGAAATACTGTCTTTGGCATCAAACGATTCATTGGTCACAATTTTGACGAGCCGGCAGTGCAAAAAGATAAAGGTTCGGTACCATTCGAAGTTTCCAAATCAGATTCTGGTGGAGTACTAGTAAAAATGAACGAACAAAATCTTCGTCCGGAAGAAATTTCAGCTATGATCCTTTCTAAAATAAAAGCCGATGTGGAGGCGAAATTGGGAGAGAAAATAACTGAAGCTATCATCACTGTGCCTGCATATTTCAATGACGCACAGCGTAAGGCTACCAAAGATGCGGGACAGATAGCAGGCCTCGATGTCAAAAGAATTATCAACGAGCCGACTGCTGCCGCTCTTGCGTATGGATTTAATAAAAAGAAAGATGAAAAAATAGCTGTGTTTGATTTTGGAGGTGGTACTTTTGACATTTCTATCTTGGAAGTAGGTGACGATGTGGTGGAAGTAAAAGCGACTGATGGCGATTCACACTTAGGAGGTAAAGATATCGACCAAAAGATACTAAATTGGATTGCCGATGAGTTTAAAAAGGAGAGCGGTATCGATGTGCGTGGCGATGCTCTGGCTCTTCAGCGCTTGGATGAATCGGCTGAAAAAGCCAAAATTGAACTTTCTACAGCTACAGATACTGAAATAAATATTCCCTTTATCACTTCCGATTCTTCTGGTCCTCGTCACCTACTTATCAAAATGAATCGAGCTAAACTCGAGGAACTTGCCGATGAATTTATACAGAGGGCGATGGAAATTACCAAGCGTGCTTTAGAATCCTCACCTTTCAAAGTGGGGGAAATAGATGAGGTGGTGCTCGTCGGTGGACAGACGAGAATGCCTAAACTTACAGAGGAGGTAAAAAAGTTTTTTGGCAAGGATCCTAATAAGACTATTAATCCTGATGAAGTTGTGGCTCTTGGCGCTGCTATCCAAGGAGGTATTATCGGTGGTGATGTGAAAGACATTCTTCTTCTTGATGTTATTCCTCTTTCTCTTGGCATAGAAACCATGGGAGGAGTAGCTACTAAACTAATCGAACGCAATACTACTATTCCAGCTTCACGTTCCCAAGTATTTTCCACTGCGGCTGATAATCAAACCAGTGTCGAGATACATGTGGTGCAAGGTGAAAGACCTCTCTCTGCTGACAACAGGACTTTAGGTAGGTTTATTCTTGATGGTATTCCTCCTTCACCGCGCGGTGTTCCTCAGGTGGAAGTCACATTTGACATCGACGCCAACGGTATTTTGGATGTGAAAGCTAAAGACAAAACCTCAGGTAAAGAGCAATCAATCAAGATTGAAGGTAGCTCTGGCCTTTCCCAAGATGAAATAGAAAAAATGAAAAAAGATGCTGAGGCTCATGCTTCCGATGACGCAAAGAAAAAGGAAGTTGCTGAAGCTCGTAATTTGGCTGAGCAACTCATATATACTGCCGAAAAAGCTCTAAAAGACTCAGAAGGAAAAATAAGCGATGAAATAAAAACAGGTATAAATGGAAATATAGAAAAATTGAAGGAAGCAAAGAATAGGGAAAGTGTAGAAGATATAAAGAAAGCTACGGAAGAACTTTCGTCTGAGATGCAGAAAATAGGTGAACATCTTTCCAAAAATCCTCCTCCATCAGAGACTTCTTCAGGACAAGCTGGCGACCCGAAGGAAAATCCGGGTGAGACAAAATCATAA
- a CDS encoding DnaJ C-terminal domain-containing protein — translation MAKNYYDILGVQKKASKDEIKKAFRKLAHQYHPDKSGGSADKFKEVNEAYSVLSDDKKRSQYDTYGDAFAQAGGGNTGGFSGNWEDFVRQTGFDPSNGGGFSFSGEGFDLGDIFGEFFGGGGRRSRAQRGRDISIDIELSFEESIFGGERTVVLSKVSECTTCKGSGSKPGSSEKIDCKTCNGKGKIHEVKRSIFGSFEMNRVCDECGGTGKVPKEKCFVCNGVGVLKKEEDIKIKIPQGIDNGEMIRLAGMGEALPHGTAGDLYVKIHVRKHKTFIKQGADLVMNFDIKLSDALLGGTYNVETLDGISQLEIPQGASTGDILRIKGKGVPYNKSRGDILAHLTIKIPKKLSKSAHAAALKLKEEGV, via the coding sequence ATGGCTAAGAACTACTACGACATCTTAGGTGTCCAAAAGAAAGCCTCCAAAGATGAAATAAAAAAGGCTTTTAGGAAGCTAGCTCATCAATACCATCCTGATAAAAGTGGTGGTAGTGCCGATAAATTTAAGGAGGTAAACGAAGCCTATTCGGTGCTTTCCGACGATAAAAAAAGGTCACAATATGATACTTATGGTGATGCTTTTGCGCAGGCTGGAGGAGGTAATACTGGAGGCTTCAGTGGCAATTGGGAGGATTTTGTGCGTCAGACAGGATTTGACCCAAGTAATGGTGGCGGCTTTAGTTTTTCTGGTGAAGGATTTGACTTGGGTGATATATTTGGAGAATTTTTTGGTGGTGGAGGCCGTAGGTCCCGAGCGCAGCGAGGGAGAGACATTTCTATCGACATTGAACTTTCGTTTGAAGAATCTATTTTTGGTGGTGAACGCACTGTCGTGTTAAGTAAAGTTTCGGAGTGCACCACTTGTAAAGGAAGTGGTTCTAAACCTGGCTCGTCTGAAAAAATCGACTGCAAAACTTGCAACGGCAAAGGCAAAATTCACGAAGTGAAGCGCTCTATCTTTGGTTCCTTTGAGATGAACCGTGTATGCGATGAATGCGGTGGTACTGGCAAAGTTCCAAAAGAAAAATGTTTTGTTTGTAATGGGGTTGGGGTTTTGAAAAAAGAAGAGGACATTAAAATAAAAATTCCGCAGGGCATCGACAATGGTGAAATGATTCGTCTTGCTGGTATGGGTGAGGCTTTGCCACACGGTACTGCTGGCGATTTGTATGTGAAGATTCATGTGCGTAAGCATAAAACATTTATAAAACAGGGTGCTGATTTAGTGATGAATTTTGATATCAAACTTTCTGACGCTCTTTTGGGGGGTACGTATAATGTAGAAACTTTGGACGGTATTTCACAGCTTGAAATCCCTCAAGGCGCCTCGACTGGGGATATTTTGCGCATAAAAGGTAAGGGTGTGCCTTACAACAAATCTCGTGGTGATATCCTTGCACATCTTACAATCAAAATTCCTAAAAAACTCTCTAAATCCGCCCACGCCGCCGCCCTCAAATTAAAAGAAGAAGGGGTATAA